In Juglans regia cultivar Chandler chromosome 5, Walnut 2.0, whole genome shotgun sequence, the following are encoded in one genomic region:
- the LOC109002609 gene encoding uncharacterized mitochondrial protein AtMg00820-like: MDDTIPYPSRTCLTTTVHTSENPTSCAAALKHSEWQDALQQEFRVLLQNHAWSLVPPHPSTNILGCRWVYRTKLRADGSIERRKVRLVAKGYNQQSGVDFQETFSPVVKAPTIRLIVSIAVARGWPPRQIDNQNAFLHGTLHD; this comes from the coding sequence ATGGACGACACCATCCCATATCCTTCTCGAACTTGTCTCACTACCACTGTACACACTTCCGAAAATCCAACCAGTTGTGCAGCAGCTTTAAAACACTCAGAGTGGCAAGATGCCTTGCAACAGGAGTTTCGTGTCCTTCTCCAAAATCATGCCTGGAGTTTGGTTCCGCCCCATCCCTCTACTAATATACTTGGTTGTAGGTGGGTGTACCGTACAAAACTGCGGGCTGATGGTTCCATTGAGAGGAGAAAGGTGAGACTTGTAGCCAAAGGCTACAACCAACAGTCTGGTGTAGACTTCCAGGAGACCTTCAGTCCTGTGGTCAAGGCTCCTACCATTCGGCTTATTGTTTCTATTGCGGTTGCCCGTGGCTGGCCTCCTAGACAGATTGACAATCAGAACGCCTTTCTTCATGGAACACTCCATGATTAG